TCGCGCTGGTGGCTCGTGGGGATCGCGTGGTCGCGAAGGGCTTCGTGCTTGTCGAAATAGTTGAAGCCTTCGTCGAGCACGCACACCAGGATCCCGGCGCCGGTGTATCCCGAGTCGTGCACCGCGGCCAGGTTGAGCTGCGTGATCGTGTCGTGCATGAGGCCATAGCCCACGATCGATGCGCCGGCAGAGCGTGTTGGACGAGCCGGCGCCGGCCTTTCGACCTCCGGAACGGAGGAGCGCCGCATGACCTCGACCGGCGCCATGCGGGAAACGAACGGGAGCCTCGCCAGATCCACGACCACGCGAGCCGGAGCACGCACCGCGACCCGGTTGAACCAGCGCGAAGCGCCATAGGGCGCGAGACCGAGGGACCTCAGCGCTTCGAGGTAGGCGGGCTCGATCGGAAGGTCGAGGTAGTCGACCGAGGCGGCGTGCGCTCGCGCGCGTCTCGCTTTGGCTCGCGGCGATATCGACTGGGCCGCGAGATCGAGCCGGCGCGCCAGGTCGAAGGGCCCCTGCTCTCCCTTGTCGGCGAACTCGATCCAGGCAGAGATCGTGTCCTCGGGGGCGTCCTCCAGCGCCCGAACCAGGCGCGGCTCGACTTTCGAAGCCAACGGCGAGGGAAGCGCCGCCCGCGCCCAGCCGGCTCCGAAAGGAACCGGCGATCCCAGGAGCAGGAACAGGAGCAGGAGCGTGACGAAAGTGACGCCGGGGCAGGAGCTACGCATTCGCGGGGATTATCGCACGCGGGCGGCTAACCGGTGGTGCTCAGCGCCTCCAAGACCGCGGTGAGATGTCCCACCTCGCGGCCGGCGTGACTCTTGAGCACCGGCTCACGTGTCGCGGCGAGGCGCTCCAGGTCGCTTTCGGAGAGCAGGTCGAGGTGTTCGAGGAAGGCCACGATGGCTGGACCGAGCGCCCGTCCCGAGCCATCCCGCACCTTGATCGCCACGCCGAGGCCCCGGCTCGAGCTCCCGATGCACTCGAGCCCTTCGGCTCCGCCCTTGGAAACCAGCTGGCCGCGCGACGCTTGCATGAGCTGTGTGCTGAGGCGCGACGCCCCGCCGACCGCCTGAGGGTAGGCGACCATCGCGGCGCGGATCCGCTGGAGCGCGCGCTCACGAGCGTCGCCCGTCGCCACCGCCGCGGCCAGGCGCGCGTAACCGCGCGCCATGGAGAGAAGCGGAAGCCCGAACACCACGACCCCGCAGTTGTCCGTCCCGGTCAGGATCTCCTCCGCCGGCAGGCCGCAGACTTCGGCCACCGAGCGATGGGCCGCCTGCTGCACCATGTGCTCGGGGCGCTCGTAGCCTTCGACCGGCCACCCTTCCGCCCGCGCCAGGGCGAGCATGCCCGCGTGCTTGCCGGAACAGTTGTTGTGGAGCGGCGAGCGCCGCTCGTGATGTGCGCGCACTTCGGCCAGCGCTTCACGATCGATCGGGTCGTGATATCCGCAGGCCAGGTGCGAGGGGAGGAGATCGATCCGCTCGAGGATCTCGGTCACCAGCCGGCGATGATATTCGCTGCCGGTGTGCGAGGCGGCCATTACTGCGAGGTGCTCGTCCGAGAAGCCCCATCGGTCGGCGTGCCCGCGCTCGACGAGCGCCAGCAGCTGGAACGGCTTGGCCGAGGATCGGAAGGAGGTGATCAGCCGCGGCTCGGCGGTCGCCGCGAGGACCCGGCCCTCGACGTCGGCCACGGCGGCTTCGATCCTGTGGCGCGATTCGACAATAGCGCCACGCCCCACCTGGACCTCGAGCGTGACCGTCATGGACGCGGCTCCCCGTCAGCGGATGACGATGAAGCGATCCTGCTTGAAGAAGTCCGTCGCTTCGACGCGATAGATGTAGATCCCGGAGCTGACGTCCCGACCCTGGCCGTTCTTGAGGTTCCAGCGCTCGAAGTCCCGCACCGGATCGTTGTGCTCGAGGATGGCCACCAGGTCCCCGGCCACGGTGTAGATCCGGATCTTGGCCTGGGTCGGCAGGTTGATGAAGTGGACTTCGTGACCACCCGGGGTGTCCCAGACTTCGCTGGCCCGGAATGGATTGGGGACCACCGAGACCTTCTGCAGATCCTGCTTCGGTCCGACCGTGGGCTCGACGGGGCCGGTCACGTTGCGCGCCTTGTGGTTGAGATTGGGACACGAGGAGCGCTGAATCTCGACGCAGGCGATCGCGTCGTTGAGATGCATGTCGAGGTAGTCGTTGCTCAGGATGTTCCGGCCCTCGTAAGTGATCGCGTACCAGGTGCGGAAGCCGTCGTGCGGGCCCGGTGGAGGCATCAGGACGATGATGGAGTCTCCGGGGGAATAGCACTGGCCCATGCTGTCACGCCGGCATCGCTTGAAGAACGCGCCGCTCGAGTCGGGATCCACGAACGTCGCCACCCGCTGGGGGAGCGGAGTGCTCAGGTCGATCCTCGGGAAGTGCCACATGGTCAGCGAGTCGGACGGGTTGACGCTGAAGCGGCGGATCAGCTCCATACGCGTGGTGTCGGGCGAATAGAACACGCGGTAGATGCGATACCCGCCGAAGTCGGGGCGAGACTCCATCATCGGATCGCGAAGCCAGCGGAGCGTCGTCGTCCGCGCACGGGCCTGGATGACGGAATCGGCGCCTTGAGGCCGGAATGCCCCCGGGTAGGCCCACAACGCGATATCCGGGTAGTGCTGGGTGGCAAGCTTGAGGTCGGCGTTGGTGACATCGAAATACGCGGCCACGACGTTGGTCTGATCGTTGATCTTGATGGACGTGAACTGACCGACGTCACCCTGGGTGTCCACGGCTTCCAAGGTCCATTGACCCGCGGTCCGGGAGGCGAACTTGAAGTCCCGGGTGGTGACGTCGTAATAGGTGATCCGCGGGTCGCCCGTCGCATCGCCTGGCCGGTAAGGAGAACGGCCGCGAGCCAACGCGAGCGACGTGTGCTGGCCGACGTCCGCCGCTCCGTCCACGACCTCGAGCGTCCAGATGGCGCCCGACCGACTCGCATACTTGAGATCACCGTTGGTGACGTCGTAGTAGCTGATCCGAGGCTCACCCAGGGAATCGAGAGCCAGCGAGGTGAACTGCCCGACGTCGCCGGTACCGTCCACGACTTCCGGCGTCCAGCCTCCGGCCGCCCCACGGGTGGCGAACTTCAGATCACCCGCGGTCGCGTCGTAATAGCTGACCCGGGCGTCCCCCTGCGCGGAGAGCACGAGCGAGACGTAGCGACCGACGTCGCCGGCGGCATCGATGGTCTCGAGCGCCCACGTCGTACCCGTGCGGATCGCGAACTTCAGATCGCCGTTGGTGGCGTCGTAGTAGGCCACTCGCGGATCGCCCTGGGCGTTGACCGCGATCGAGGTGAATCGGCCGACATCGCCTCCGCTGTCGATGGTCTCGCGGGACCAGACCCCACCCACCCGGGAAGCCACTTTGAGGTTGGCCGCGCCGTAGGTGTTGTCCCAGTAGCTGAGGAAGGGATCGCCCTGCGCGCTGAGTGCGAGTGACGTGAACTGGCCGACGTTTCCCCCGTCGTCCACGATCTCGATGCTCCAGCTGCCGGTGAGGCCCTGGGTCGCGAGCTTGAGGTCCTGCCGCGACGAGTCCCAGTAGCTGATGCGCGGCGTTCCCGCGCTGATCACCAGCGAGGCATACTGACCCACGTCCCCGGCCGACTCCACGAGCTGCTGGAACCAGGTGCCTGTGCCGACCGTGTCCCTGGCGACTCGGAGGTTCTGGGTGCTCGCATCCCAATACGCGATCCATGGATCGTCGAAGGCGTCGAGCTGCAGCGAGCTGAACTGCCCGACGTTGCCGGCGCCTTCGACTTGACTGAGGGTCCAGTAGGCGGTGTCCGGCTGGGGAGCCGGCCTGTCCTCCCGGAGCCAGCGGGCATAGCGCAAGTCCGCGTTGGTGACGTCGAAGTAGCTGATCCGAGCGTCGCCCAGGGCGTTCAGCGCGAGCGACGTGTACTGTCCCACCGTCGCGAGCGTGTCCGGAATGGTCTCGA
The Candidatus Eisenbacteria bacterium genome window above contains:
- a CDS encoding asparaginase, which gives rise to MTVTLEVQVGRGAIVESRHRIEAAVADVEGRVLAATAEPRLITSFRSSAKPFQLLALVERGHADRWGFSDEHLAVMAASHTGSEYHRRLVTEILERIDLLPSHLACGYHDPIDREALAEVRAHHERRSPLHNNCSGKHAGMLALARAEGWPVEGYERPEHMVQQAAHRSVAEVCGLPAEEILTGTDNCGVVVFGLPLLSMARGYARLAAAVATGDARERALQRIRAAMVAYPQAVGGASRLSTQLMQASRGQLVSKGGAEGLECIGSSSRGLGVAIKVRDGSGRALGPAIVAFLEHLDLLSESDLERLAATREPVLKSHAGREVGHLTAVLEALSTTG